In Microbacterium sp. AB, a single genomic region encodes these proteins:
- a CDS encoding sugar phosphate isomerase/epimerase family protein, translating into MTEQARHPVTLFTGQWADMPFEELARRAAEWGYDGLEIAASGDHLDLERADEDDAYAQSRLDILDRYGLKVWAISNHLGGQAVCDDPIDFRHQAILRPYVWGDGDPEGVRQRAAEDMKRSARVARKLGVDTVVGFTGSKIWPYVAMFPPVPAEVIDAGYEDFANRWNPILDVFDAEGVRFAHEVHPSEIAYDHWTSVRTLEAIDRRAAFGFNWDPSHMAWQGVDTVAFITDFADRIYHVDCKDTRIRAASGRQGILGSHLPWGDPRRGWDFVSTGHGDIPWEDAFRALASIGYDGPISIEWEDAGMDRLHGAAEAVGHIRSLLWKLPEASFDAAFRNQ; encoded by the coding sequence ATGACCGAGCAGGCACGCCATCCCGTCACGCTGTTCACCGGCCAGTGGGCCGACATGCCCTTCGAGGAGCTCGCTCGGCGTGCGGCCGAGTGGGGGTACGACGGCCTCGAGATCGCCGCGTCGGGCGACCATCTCGACCTCGAGCGGGCCGACGAGGACGACGCGTACGCGCAGTCGCGGCTCGACATCCTCGACCGATACGGCCTCAAGGTCTGGGCGATCTCGAACCACCTCGGCGGCCAGGCGGTGTGCGACGACCCCATCGACTTCCGCCATCAGGCGATCCTGCGCCCGTACGTGTGGGGCGACGGCGACCCCGAGGGCGTCCGGCAGCGCGCCGCCGAGGACATGAAGCGCTCGGCGCGCGTGGCGCGGAAGCTCGGCGTGGACACCGTCGTGGGGTTCACGGGATCGAAGATCTGGCCGTACGTGGCGATGTTCCCGCCCGTTCCCGCCGAGGTGATCGACGCCGGCTACGAGGACTTCGCGAACCGCTGGAACCCCATCCTCGACGTCTTCGACGCCGAGGGCGTGCGCTTCGCGCACGAGGTGCATCCCTCGGAGATCGCCTACGACCACTGGACCTCGGTGCGGACGCTGGAGGCCATCGACCGCCGCGCGGCCTTCGGGTTCAACTGGGATCCGTCGCACATGGCCTGGCAGGGCGTCGACACGGTCGCGTTCATCACGGACTTCGCCGACCGGATCTACCACGTCGACTGCAAGGACACCCGCATCCGCGCGGCATCGGGCCGCCAGGGAATCCTCGGCTCGCATCTGCCGTGGGGCGACCCGCGCCGCGGCTGGGACTTCGTCTCGACCGGCCACGGCGACATCCCGTGGGAGGACGCCTTCCGTGCGCTCGCGTCGATCGGCTACGACGGCCCGATCTCGATCGAGTGGGAGGACGCCGGGATGGACCGCCTGCACGGGGCGGCCGAGGCCGTCGGCCACATCCGCTCCCTCCTGTGGAAGCTGCCGGAGGCGTCGTTCGACGCGGCCTTCCGCAACCAGTAG
- a CDS encoding NAD-dependent epimerase/dehydratase family protein — translation MRIAVTGSTGKLGSVVVRELRAAGHEVVALDRVGAREPGFVQVDLSDHGQVADALAGVQEVHSGLDAVVHLAAIPAPGIASDVQTFRNNILTTFDVFWAAIRAGVRRIVYASSETVLGLPFDVPPPYIPVDEEYPARPESVYSLVKHLEETLAVELVRWHPDLSITALRFSNVMHPEDYAVFPYDADPRERKWNLWGYVDARDGAQAIERALETAGPGFDRFIVAAADTVTTRPNAELVEEVFPGVPLVRDLGDHDTLLAIDKARRVLGYEPRHSWRDTARS, via the coding sequence ATGAGGATCGCGGTCACCGGTTCGACGGGGAAGCTGGGCTCGGTCGTCGTGCGCGAGCTGCGCGCGGCGGGGCACGAGGTCGTCGCGCTCGACCGCGTCGGCGCGCGGGAGCCCGGGTTCGTCCAGGTCGACCTGTCCGACCACGGACAGGTCGCCGACGCGCTCGCCGGGGTCCAGGAGGTCCACTCGGGGCTCGATGCCGTCGTGCATCTCGCGGCGATCCCGGCGCCCGGCATCGCGAGCGACGTGCAGACGTTCCGCAACAACATCCTGACGACCTTCGACGTCTTCTGGGCGGCCATCCGCGCCGGCGTGCGGCGCATCGTCTACGCGTCGAGCGAGACGGTCCTCGGGCTGCCGTTCGACGTGCCTCCGCCGTACATCCCCGTCGACGAGGAGTACCCCGCCCGCCCCGAGTCGGTGTACTCCCTCGTGAAGCACCTCGAGGAGACGCTCGCCGTCGAGCTCGTGCGCTGGCATCCCGACCTGTCGATCACGGCGCTGCGCTTCTCGAACGTCATGCATCCCGAGGACTACGCCGTGTTCCCCTACGACGCCGACCCGCGCGAGCGCAAGTGGAACCTCTGGGGCTACGTCGACGCCCGCGACGGCGCGCAGGCGATCGAACGCGCGCTGGAGACGGCGGGACCCGGCTTCGATCGCTTCATCGTCGCCGCGGCCGACACCGTCACGACCCGGCCGAACGCCGAGCTCGTCGAGGAGGTGTTCCCGGGCGTGCCGCTCGTCCGCGATCTCGGCGACCACGACACGCTGCTCGCCATCGACAAGGCCCGCCGGGTGCTCGGCTACGAGCCGCGGCACTCGTGGCGGGACACCGCGCGGTCGTAG
- a CDS encoding DUF4166 domain-containing protein, with protein sequence MTSGSPYADALGERVEELHPVLRRYFSAIPLGHVGVGEGVFDVVGTPRRWLRPFLRVLQRQGVVWAGWEKDVPFRIVNRAVDGEARARRELHLPSGSWTMTDAVSVAAGGGVVDRLGVPQTVAAAFDVTTRRGALVLTSRAVGLRWGRLRMRVPRVVAPTVRLTERYDDGAARQHVEVTIDAPLLGRVYEYAGGFSYRLVPDPEAVVSRKRDAVRDRVATR encoded by the coding sequence GTGACCAGCGGATCGCCCTATGCGGACGCGCTCGGCGAGCGCGTCGAGGAGCTCCATCCGGTGCTGCGGCGTTACTTCTCGGCCATACCCCTCGGCCACGTCGGCGTCGGCGAGGGCGTCTTCGACGTCGTGGGCACGCCGCGCCGGTGGCTGCGGCCGTTCCTGCGCGTCCTGCAGCGTCAGGGCGTCGTCTGGGCCGGATGGGAGAAGGACGTGCCGTTCCGCATCGTCAACCGCGCCGTCGACGGCGAGGCACGCGCCCGGCGTGAGCTGCATCTCCCGAGCGGCTCATGGACGATGACCGATGCGGTGTCCGTCGCCGCGGGCGGCGGGGTCGTCGACCGCCTGGGCGTGCCGCAGACCGTCGCGGCGGCGTTCGACGTGACGACGCGTCGCGGCGCGCTCGTGTTGACGAGCCGGGCGGTGGGGCTGCGCTGGGGCCGCCTGCGGATGCGCGTACCGCGTGTCGTCGCGCCGACCGTGCGGCTGACGGAGCGCTACGACGACGGAGCCGCGCGCCAGCACGTGGAGGTGACGATCGATGCGCCGCTCCTCGGCCGGGTGTACGAGTACGCCGGCGGGTTCTCCTACCGGCTCGTGCCGGATCCGGAAGCCGTCGTGTCCCGAAAGCGGGACGCCGTGCGGGATAGGGTGGCGACACGATGA
- a CDS encoding flavin monoamine oxidase family protein codes for MRITRRTLFAGAGTGAVAMLLASCTGDPAPSGSTPATPTEEPPTEEPSTPRPSPTNGVPPAAAFLRSAWAADPYAHGAVSFVPPGATPQQREALAEPLLGRVFFAGEATDAGRPGTVRGALDTGERAAQEVVDLASAGERLAVVGAGVAGAVAARALADAGFDVTVFEARDRVGGRLHSIVDDAWPLPVQLGAWAFGEEDASVVSRLRLLGIDELALDTATGWSETGETASVDLQPVQAAIDRASGLPADIALADALAESGADLDDPALAASLAWLAAASGADADQVSSWFPPAFPVEPLTAMSGDLTSVVGSALDGIQVTLSSPVVRVAYDDTGVSLRIGTGESLSFDRVVVTAPLGVLQQQGIEFSPALPFAQRGAIAALGAGAVETVWLRFDEPFWPTDAAVWHVVGGDAAIRTWFNLEPETGEPVLVGLVGGAAAEEFAALGDDDAEAAALLSLGYFTTPDA; via the coding sequence ATGAGGATCACGCGCCGTACCCTTTTCGCCGGTGCCGGGACGGGCGCCGTCGCGATGCTGCTCGCCTCGTGCACGGGAGACCCCGCGCCGTCGGGGAGCACTCCGGCGACGCCGACGGAGGAGCCGCCGACGGAGGAGCCGTCGACGCCCCGGCCCAGCCCCACGAACGGCGTGCCGCCCGCCGCCGCGTTCCTCCGCAGCGCGTGGGCCGCCGACCCCTACGCGCACGGGGCGGTGAGCTTCGTCCCGCCCGGCGCGACGCCGCAGCAGCGCGAGGCGCTCGCCGAGCCGCTCCTCGGACGGGTCTTCTTCGCGGGGGAGGCCACGGACGCCGGCCGGCCGGGGACGGTGCGGGGCGCCCTCGACACGGGCGAGCGCGCAGCGCAAGAGGTCGTCGACCTCGCCTCCGCGGGAGAGCGCCTGGCCGTGGTCGGCGCGGGTGTCGCGGGCGCCGTCGCGGCGCGCGCCCTCGCCGACGCGGGGTTCGACGTCACCGTCTTCGAGGCGCGCGACCGCGTGGGCGGCAGGCTCCACTCGATCGTCGACGACGCATGGCCGCTTCCGGTGCAGCTGGGCGCGTGGGCCTTCGGCGAGGAGGACGCGTCGGTCGTGTCCCGACTGCGGCTCCTCGGGATCGACGAGCTCGCCCTCGACACGGCGACGGGATGGTCGGAGACGGGCGAGACGGCGAGCGTCGATCTGCAGCCGGTGCAGGCCGCGATCGACCGCGCCAGCGGGCTGCCCGCCGACATCGCCCTCGCCGATGCGCTCGCCGAGTCGGGCGCCGATCTCGACGACCCCGCGCTCGCGGCATCCCTCGCCTGGCTCGCCGCCGCATCCGGAGCGGACGCCGATCAGGTGTCGAGCTGGTTCCCGCCCGCGTTCCCCGTCGAGCCTCTCACGGCCATGAGCGGCGACCTGACCTCCGTGGTGGGGAGCGCTCTCGACGGCATCCAGGTGACGCTCTCCTCGCCCGTGGTGCGCGTCGCCTACGACGACACGGGCGTCAGCCTGCGGATCGGCACGGGGGAGTCGCTGTCGTTCGACCGCGTCGTCGTCACGGCGCCGCTCGGCGTGCTGCAGCAGCAGGGCATCGAGTTCTCGCCCGCGCTGCCGTTCGCGCAGCGGGGGGCGATCGCGGCGCTCGGAGCGGGCGCCGTCGAGACGGTGTGGCTGCGGTTCGACGAGCCGTTCTGGCCGACCGACGCCGCCGTCTGGCACGTGGTGGGCGGCGACGCGGCCATCCGGACGTGGTTCAACCTCGAGCCGGAGACGGGGGAGCCCGTGCTCGTCGGCCTCGTCGGGGGTGCCGCCGCCGAGGAGTTCGCCGCGCTGGGCGACGACGACGCCGAGGCCGCCGCGCTGCTGTCGCTGGGGTACTTCACGACGCCGGACGCCTAG
- a CDS encoding Pr6Pr family membrane protein, with protein sequence MTARTAFGCSRLLAAALCLVALAHRLLWGLGSQTIAGENFLAYLTIQSNIAFAGLAVVAGAIALRRREDPGWLTTARAIVLSWTITAGLAFALIVWQAGVRGIRIDVPWSDVVLHFVLPAWTVAAWVFGPGRGAASWRVVPIVVLYPLVWGGVTMWRGRFVGWYPYYFLDLRQVSGFGEFSLTCAIALTIFAVVASGLVLLSRAHPTTGGRAAVGGADDDAVLARAEEELARRG encoded by the coding sequence GTGACGGCACGCACGGCCTTCGGCTGCTCCCGCCTGCTGGCGGCTGCCCTCTGCCTCGTCGCCCTCGCGCATCGTCTGCTCTGGGGGCTCGGGTCGCAGACCATCGCGGGCGAGAACTTCCTCGCCTACCTGACCATCCAGTCCAACATCGCCTTCGCGGGGCTCGCCGTCGTCGCGGGCGCCATCGCGCTGCGCCGCCGGGAGGACCCGGGCTGGCTCACGACGGCGCGCGCGATCGTGCTGAGCTGGACCATCACCGCGGGCCTCGCCTTCGCGCTCATCGTCTGGCAGGCGGGCGTGCGCGGCATCCGCATCGACGTGCCGTGGTCGGACGTCGTGCTGCACTTCGTGCTTCCGGCGTGGACCGTCGCCGCATGGGTCTTCGGCCCCGGTCGCGGCGCGGCCTCGTGGCGGGTCGTGCCGATCGTCGTGCTGTATCCCCTCGTGTGGGGCGGCGTCACGATGTGGCGCGGGAGGTTCGTCGGCTGGTACCCCTACTACTTCCTCGATCTGCGGCAGGTGTCCGGCTTCGGGGAGTTCTCCCTCACGTGCGCGATCGCGCTGACGATCTTCGCGGTCGTCGCCTCCGGCCTCGTCCTCCTCAGCAGGGCGCACCCGACGACGGGCGGACGCGCGGCGGTCGGCGGGGCGGATGACGATGCCGTGCTCGCGCGAGCGGAGGAGGAACTCGCGCGGAGAGGATGA
- a CDS encoding IclR family transcriptional regulator, whose translation MDSTPKAPAASPVGSVDKALALVELLAEAGPEGLALRDVVERSGLNKPSAHRLLQALAHRGFADQDAAQRYRLGAKPVILVGRFLREDDLAALFRPVLVVLAQEVQELVHLGLLEGTGVLYLDKVEPDRSIRVWSRVGRQARALTTALGRAMVAAEGGGPDLLGAYAAGADEEVSARFRDAVTRARERGYASEQEENEAGISCVAVALHRPIGAPVAVSITGPSSRMTPARIEELGVLLRERLAATAPAGFSVSGPLPEPAGAPLDGTASEGSARAPGAR comes from the coding sequence GTGGATTCGACACCGAAGGCGCCGGCCGCGTCGCCCGTCGGGAGCGTCGACAAGGCGCTCGCCCTCGTCGAGCTGCTCGCGGAGGCGGGTCCGGAGGGTCTCGCCCTCCGCGACGTCGTCGAGCGCAGCGGCCTGAACAAGCCGTCGGCCCATCGGCTCCTGCAGGCGCTCGCGCACCGAGGGTTCGCCGACCAGGACGCCGCGCAGCGATACCGCCTGGGCGCCAAGCCGGTGATCCTCGTCGGGCGCTTCCTGCGGGAGGACGATCTCGCTGCGCTCTTCCGTCCGGTGCTCGTCGTGCTGGCTCAGGAGGTGCAGGAGCTCGTGCACCTGGGGCTGCTGGAGGGCACCGGCGTGCTGTACCTCGACAAGGTCGAGCCGGATCGATCCATCCGGGTCTGGTCGCGGGTCGGCCGCCAGGCCAGGGCGCTCACGACGGCCCTCGGACGCGCGATGGTCGCGGCGGAGGGAGGCGGCCCCGATCTTCTCGGCGCCTACGCCGCCGGGGCCGACGAGGAGGTCTCGGCGCGCTTCCGCGATGCGGTGACGCGTGCGCGCGAACGCGGGTACGCATCGGAGCAGGAGGAGAACGAGGCGGGCATCTCCTGCGTCGCCGTCGCCCTCCACCGGCCGATCGGCGCGCCCGTCGCCGTGAGCATCACCGGTCCGAGCAGCCGGATGACCCCCGCGCGCATCGAGGAGCTCGGCGTGCTCCTCCGCGAGCGCCTCGCGGCGACGGCGCCCGCGGGCTTCTCCGTCTCCGGCCCGCTCCCGGAGCCGGCCGGCGCCCCCCTCGACGGCACGGCATCGGAGGGCTCGGCGCGCGCGCCCGGCGCCCGCTGA
- a CDS encoding mannitol dehydrogenase family protein, producing the protein MRRLTRTTTPGGALIGESAPETAGIVHLGLGNFHRAHAAVYTARALAHEAGDWGIHGFANRSRRVVDALRAQDGRYSVLELSERGRGAAVVDVHRGLDVLAETPDAFVASVSDPARRILTLTVSEAGYCRSARTGALDADLPEVRHDLGAPERPRSTVGLIARGLAVRAADGEPFTVLSCDNLTANGAATRAVVTEFLEASGASSDVLDYVAGHVSFPDSMVDRIVPATVPETIEEVGRILGVRDEAPVPAEDFAMWVLEDSFAAGRPAWDRAGAIFSDEVEAYELVKLRLLNGSHSLIASLGALDGRETIADAWGEEFVRDAVHAVVEDDYLPTIRLPRGFDVAAYLEQLSHRWGNAPLAHGTRQVGTDGSVKLLQRVPEPALFALRRGRVPHLLALTVAGWICCVTPLQGFAPGPFADAMREPARERIAELARAATTPRESARAVLGGGLLPDALVASPAFAGRVEELVETIVRHGVRAAASDAVAASSADQREKP; encoded by the coding sequence ATGCGACGACTCACGCGGACGACCACCCCCGGGGGCGCCCTCATCGGCGAGAGCGCCCCGGAGACGGCGGGCATCGTCCACCTCGGCCTCGGGAACTTCCACCGGGCGCACGCGGCGGTCTACACCGCCCGTGCGCTCGCCCACGAGGCGGGCGACTGGGGCATCCACGGCTTCGCGAACCGCTCGCGGCGCGTCGTCGACGCCCTGCGGGCGCAGGACGGCCGGTACAGCGTGCTCGAGCTCTCCGAGCGGGGACGCGGCGCCGCGGTCGTCGACGTCCACCGCGGCCTCGACGTCCTCGCCGAGACCCCCGACGCCTTCGTCGCCTCCGTGTCCGATCCCGCCCGCCGCATCCTCACGCTCACGGTCAGCGAGGCCGGCTACTGCCGCTCCGCGCGCACGGGAGCGCTCGACGCCGACCTCCCCGAGGTGCGGCACGACCTCGGCGCCCCCGAGCGCCCCCGCAGCACCGTCGGCCTCATCGCGCGAGGGCTCGCCGTCCGCGCCGCCGACGGCGAGCCCTTCACCGTGCTCTCCTGCGACAACCTCACCGCGAACGGCGCCGCCACGCGCGCCGTCGTGACGGAGTTCCTCGAGGCGAGCGGCGCCTCCTCCGACGTGCTCGACTACGTCGCGGGGCACGTCTCCTTCCCCGACTCCATGGTCGACCGCATCGTCCCCGCCACCGTTCCCGAGACGATCGAGGAGGTCGGCCGGATCCTCGGCGTCCGCGACGAGGCGCCCGTGCCCGCCGAGGACTTCGCGATGTGGGTCCTCGAGGACTCCTTCGCCGCGGGACGCCCCGCGTGGGACCGTGCCGGCGCGATCTTCAGCGACGAGGTCGAGGCGTACGAGCTCGTGAAGCTGCGCCTCCTCAACGGGTCCCACTCGCTCATCGCCTCCCTCGGCGCCCTCGACGGACGCGAGACCATCGCCGACGCCTGGGGCGAGGAGTTCGTCCGCGACGCCGTGCACGCCGTCGTCGAGGACGACTACCTCCCGACCATCCGCCTCCCGCGCGGCTTCGACGTCGCGGCGTACCTCGAGCAGCTCTCGCACCGCTGGGGCAACGCCCCGCTCGCGCACGGCACCCGGCAGGTCGGCACGGACGGGTCGGTCAAGCTCCTGCAGCGCGTGCCCGAGCCCGCGCTCTTCGCGCTCCGCCGAGGACGCGTCCCGCACCTGCTCGCCCTCACGGTCGCCGGCTGGATCTGCTGCGTCACGCCGCTGCAGGGCTTCGCGCCCGGCCCGTTCGCGGACGCGATGCGCGAGCCCGCGCGGGAGCGGATCGCGGAGCTCGCCCGGGCGGCCACCACGCCCCGCGAGAGCGCCCGCGCCGTGCTCGGCGGCGGGCTCCTCCCCGACGCCCTCGTCGCGAGCCCCGCGTTCGCCGGGCGCGTCGAGGAGCTCGTCGAGACCATCGTCCGCCACGGCGTCAGAGCGGCGGCGTCCGACGCCGTCGCCGCGTCGTCCGCCGACCAGAGGGAGAAGCCATGA
- a CDS encoding L-idonate 5-dehydrogenase: MKALVIHAAEDIRWEDRDDPQPAEGEVRLRVRFVGICGSDLHYYFHGANGEYTIREPLTPGHELSGVVDLDPSGRLAPGTPVTVHPARHGADVPGLEEHPHLRPGGDYLGSAATTPHRQGAAAEHLIVAEHMVRTLPDGLPLERAALAEPLAVALHAVSLAGDIRGRRVFVAGAGPIGLLVVAAARRAGAADIAASDLRPEPLARAVALGAGDTFLIGRDAVVDESADVVFECSGAAPSLTQALRTVRRAGTVVQVGMLPNEKIRANLAPLLAKEVALHGAFRFSDEIDDAIAYLAETDALDAVVSHVLPASDAAGAFEIARDSSASAKVLLAL; this comes from the coding sequence ATGAAGGCCCTCGTCATCCACGCCGCCGAGGACATCCGCTGGGAGGACCGCGACGACCCGCAGCCGGCCGAGGGGGAGGTCCGCCTGCGCGTCCGCTTCGTGGGCATCTGCGGCTCCGACCTGCACTACTACTTCCACGGCGCCAACGGCGAGTACACGATCCGCGAGCCCCTCACCCCGGGGCACGAGCTCTCCGGCGTCGTCGACCTCGACCCGTCCGGCCGGCTCGCACCGGGCACGCCGGTCACCGTCCACCCCGCGCGCCACGGCGCCGACGTGCCGGGCCTGGAGGAGCACCCGCACCTCCGTCCGGGCGGCGACTACCTCGGGAGCGCCGCGACGACGCCGCACCGGCAGGGCGCTGCCGCCGAGCACCTGATCGTGGCGGAGCACATGGTGCGCACGCTCCCCGACGGGCTGCCGCTCGAGCGCGCCGCGCTCGCCGAGCCGCTCGCGGTCGCGCTGCACGCCGTGTCGCTGGCCGGCGACATCCGCGGCAGGCGCGTCTTCGTCGCGGGCGCCGGGCCCATCGGCCTCCTCGTCGTGGCCGCCGCGCGACGCGCGGGCGCCGCGGACATCGCGGCGAGCGATCTGCGGCCGGAGCCCCTCGCGCGCGCCGTCGCGCTCGGGGCGGGGGACACCTTCCTCATCGGTCGCGACGCGGTCGTCGACGAGTCGGCCGATGTGGTCTTCGAGTGCTCCGGCGCGGCCCCCTCGCTCACCCAGGCCCTGCGGACCGTGCGCCGCGCGGGCACGGTCGTGCAGGTCGGCATGCTCCCGAACGAAAAGATCCGCGCGAACCTCGCGCCCCTGCTCGCGAAGGAGGTCGCCCTCCACGGCGCCTTCCGCTTCTCGGACGAGATCGACGACGCGATCGCCTACCTCGCGGAGACCGACGCGCTCGACGCCGTCGTCTCCCACGTCCTCCCCGCGTCGGACGCCGCCGGGGCGTTCGAGATCGCGCGCGACTCGTCCGCCTCGGCGAAGGTCCTCCTCGCGCTCTAG
- a CDS encoding MFS transporter codes for MSTPRPVGAEETSSSPVAKRSVGDLARAAVSGWLGTALEFMDFQLYSLAAALVFNQVFFSSSDPAMAVVLAMATYGVGYVARPLGALFFARIGDRIGRKQVLFATILLMGASTTLIGVLPTYEQAGIIAPTLLVALRLAQGFGAGAEISGAGVMLAEYAPAERRGVIASLVALGTNCGTLLASGIWALLLFVMVEEDVVAWGWRIPFIGSAVIMLFALWVRFNLKESPVFEERSDVVDGRALSRDEMIALATKTGDIRTLEAAERKPFKAVVVSFLLRFGQAGNSGMIQTYLISFITVTLAMERGVGPEIVIISSLFGFLTIPLVGLLGDRFGRRRMYIVMTSLSLALVIPSMLAIDSREVGWIIVGYAIIHNVSVLGLASLENISIPEIFGARNRYTLTAIVREIAAIIATGIAPVVAAAWVAAATGSIVPVMVLLGVFTLSALIAAIWAPEWTGRDLTDPRSAM; via the coding sequence ATGAGCACGCCCCGCCCCGTGGGCGCCGAGGAGACCTCCTCGTCGCCCGTCGCCAAGAGGTCCGTGGGAGACCTCGCCCGAGCAGCCGTGTCCGGCTGGCTCGGCACCGCGCTGGAGTTCATGGACTTCCAGCTCTACTCGCTCGCCGCAGCGCTCGTGTTCAACCAGGTGTTCTTCTCGTCCAGCGACCCGGCGATGGCGGTCGTGCTGGCGATGGCCACCTACGGCGTGGGCTACGTCGCCCGCCCGCTCGGCGCCCTGTTCTTCGCCCGCATCGGCGACCGCATCGGCCGCAAGCAGGTGCTGTTCGCCACCATCCTCCTCATGGGCGCGTCGACGACCCTCATCGGCGTGCTGCCGACGTACGAGCAGGCGGGGATCATCGCGCCCACCCTCCTCGTCGCCCTGCGGCTCGCCCAGGGGTTCGGCGCGGGGGCGGAGATCTCCGGGGCGGGCGTCATGCTCGCCGAGTACGCCCCGGCCGAGCGCCGAGGGGTCATCGCCTCGCTCGTCGCCCTCGGCACGAACTGCGGCACGCTCCTGGCGTCCGGCATCTGGGCGCTCCTCCTCTTCGTCATGGTCGAGGAGGACGTCGTCGCGTGGGGATGGCGCATCCCGTTCATCGGCAGCGCCGTCATCATGCTCTTCGCGCTCTGGGTGCGGTTCAACCTCAAGGAGAGCCCCGTCTTCGAGGAGCGCTCCGACGTCGTCGACGGCCGCGCGCTGTCCCGCGACGAGATGATCGCGCTGGCCACGAAGACCGGTGACATCCGGACGCTCGAGGCGGCCGAGCGGAAGCCCTTCAAGGCGGTCGTCGTGTCGTTCCTCCTGCGGTTCGGCCAGGCCGGCAACTCCGGCATGATCCAGACCTACCTCATCTCCTTCATCACCGTCACGCTCGCCATGGAGCGGGGCGTCGGCCCGGAGATCGTCATCATCTCGTCGCTGTTCGGCTTCCTGACCATCCCGCTCGTCGGCCTCCTGGGAGACCGCTTCGGCCGGCGCCGGATGTACATCGTCATGACGTCGCTCTCGCTCGCCCTCGTCATCCCCTCGATGCTCGCGATCGACTCGAGGGAGGTCGGCTGGATCATCGTGGGCTACGCGATCATCCACAACGTCTCCGTCCTCGGCCTGGCCTCGCTCGAGAACATCTCGATCCCCGAGATCTTCGGCGCCCGCAACCGCTACACGCTGACCGCGATCGTGCGCGAGATCGCGGCGATCATCGCGACGGGCATCGCGCCCGTCGTCGCGGCCGCCTGGGTCGCCGCGGCGACCGGCAGCATCGTGCCCGTCATGGTGCTGCTGGGGGTGTTCACCCTGTCGGCGCTCATCGCGGCGATCTGGGCGCCCGAGTGGACGGGGCGCGACCTCACCGATCCGCGCTCGGCGATGTGA
- the manD gene encoding D-mannonate dehydratase ManD has protein sequence MTIETVTVNVTSPGRNFVTLKIVTSDGVVGWGDATLNGRELSVASYLRDHLASTLVGRDEDRIEDTWQYLYRGAYWRRGPVTMAAIAAVDMALWDIKAKKAGMPLYQLLGGASRDAVRVYGHASGTDYEALKDAIAGYRELGFTAVRVQTGVPGLGQIYGVSASGPGVRYDYEPAKRSADGSPAVAPTEEVWDTRAYLSHMPGVFSRIREDFGTGLRLLHDGHHRMTPIEAARFAKDVEPYDLFWLEDCTPGEDQAALRLVRQHSTTPLAIGEVFNTVYDYQTLITERLIDYVRSAVTHTGGITAMKKLLDFAAVYGIRSGIHGPTDVSPIGMAAALHLDLAIHNFGIQEYMPHNERTLEVFQTSFTFNRGFLHPGDAPGLGVELDEEEASATSFTSAYLPVNRLTDGTVHDW, from the coding sequence ATGACCATCGAGACCGTCACCGTCAACGTCACGAGCCCCGGCCGCAACTTCGTGACGCTGAAGATCGTCACCTCCGACGGGGTCGTCGGATGGGGGGACGCGACCCTGAACGGCCGCGAGCTCTCGGTCGCGTCGTACCTCCGCGACCACCTGGCGAGCACGCTCGTCGGGCGGGACGAGGACCGCATCGAGGACACGTGGCAGTACCTCTACCGCGGCGCGTACTGGCGCCGCGGCCCCGTCACGATGGCCGCGATCGCCGCCGTCGACATGGCGCTCTGGGACATCAAGGCGAAGAAGGCCGGGATGCCCCTGTACCAGCTGCTCGGCGGGGCCAGCCGCGACGCCGTGCGTGTGTACGGCCACGCGTCCGGCACCGACTACGAGGCGCTCAAGGACGCGATCGCGGGGTACCGGGAGCTCGGGTTCACGGCCGTCCGGGTGCAGACGGGCGTGCCGGGCCTCGGCCAGATCTACGGCGTCTCCGCCTCCGGCCCCGGGGTGCGCTACGACTACGAGCCCGCCAAGCGCTCCGCCGACGGGTCCCCCGCCGTCGCCCCCACCGAGGAGGTCTGGGACACCCGGGCCTACCTCTCCCACATGCCCGGCGTCTTCTCCCGCATCCGCGAGGACTTCGGGACGGGCCTCAGGCTCCTCCACGACGGTCACCACCGGATGACGCCCATCGAGGCCGCGCGCTTCGCGAAGGACGTCGAGCCGTACGACCTGTTCTGGCTCGAGGACTGCACGCCGGGAGAGGACCAGGCGGCGCTCCGTCTCGTCCGCCAGCACTCCACGACGCCGCTCGCGATCGGCGAGGTGTTCAACACGGTGTACGACTACCAGACCCTCATCACGGAGCGTCTCATCGACTACGTGCGCTCCGCGGTGACGCACACGGGCGGCATCACCGCGATGAAGAAGCTCCTCGACTTCGCCGCCGTCTACGGCATCCGCTCCGGGATCCACGGACCCACCGACGTCTCGCCGATCGGGATGGCCGCGGCGCTGCACCTCGACCTCGCCATCCACAACTTCGGCATCCAGGAGTACATGCCGCACAACGAGAGGACGCTCGAGGTGTTCCAGACCTCCTTCACGTTCAACCGCGGCTTCCTCCACCCCGGCGACGCCCCGGGGCTCGGCGTGGAGCTCGACGAGGAGGAGGCCTCCGCGACCTCCTTCACGTCGGCGTACCTGCCCGTGAACCGGCTGACCGACGGGACCGTCCATGACTGGTGA